In Arthrobacter sp. PAMC25284, a single genomic region encodes these proteins:
- a CDS encoding ATP/GTP-binding protein, with protein MEQNKVAREQQIAVFGESGSGKTVLLSSFYGLAVEQLLSGTKQFDVLAGDNAQGRRLHQNYLGMKNSAALPMQTRFSATSYAFSIKRKPGTASRARTKAPEELRLVWHDYPGEWLETEPQPEEEDRRIHTFRALLGSDVALVLVDGQRLLDNAGEEERYLKALLTNLSNQLLKLRDNLLQDGKPLVTFPRIWLMALSKADLLPDMDVIDFRDLLVEKAGAELNKLQEVIATFVEVPEALSVGDDFVLLSSAQFEPGKIEVSKRVGLDLILPIAAMLPFSRYVRWALAMRKGANVAEHLLRVARPVADFIRNDRLPALLVRLPGPFGNAVALIGPFLIQTVLDLTGTKVLDLHAEAKAKHDFLTETLTGFQLELDRGDGEKVLLRSRS; from the coding sequence ATGGAGCAGAATAAGGTCGCACGAGAGCAACAGATTGCCGTATTCGGCGAGAGCGGAAGCGGCAAGACGGTGCTTTTGTCCTCCTTCTACGGATTAGCGGTGGAGCAGCTGCTCTCCGGCACGAAGCAATTCGACGTTCTCGCAGGCGATAACGCTCAAGGTCGACGTTTGCATCAGAACTACCTCGGCATGAAGAATTCAGCCGCGCTACCGATGCAGACTCGGTTTTCCGCGACGTCTTACGCGTTTTCGATCAAACGCAAGCCGGGGACGGCTTCCAGGGCGAGGACAAAGGCTCCCGAAGAACTTCGCCTGGTGTGGCACGACTACCCCGGCGAGTGGCTCGAAACGGAGCCGCAGCCGGAAGAAGAAGATCGCCGGATACACACGTTCCGAGCTCTGCTGGGTTCCGATGTCGCGCTCGTGTTGGTGGATGGCCAGCGGCTTCTCGACAATGCGGGCGAGGAGGAGCGATACCTCAAAGCGCTTCTCACCAACCTCAGCAATCAGCTGCTCAAGCTGCGTGACAACCTTTTGCAAGATGGCAAACCGCTGGTGACGTTCCCGCGGATCTGGCTGATGGCACTGTCGAAAGCCGATCTGCTGCCGGACATGGATGTGATCGATTTCCGGGACCTGCTCGTAGAGAAAGCCGGAGCAGAGCTGAACAAACTGCAAGAGGTGATCGCAACGTTCGTGGAAGTTCCTGAGGCGTTGTCAGTGGGGGACGATTTTGTGCTGCTGTCCTCTGCCCAGTTCGAGCCCGGGAAGATTGAGGTGAGCAAGCGTGTGGGATTGGATTTGATCCTGCCGATTGCGGCAATGCTTCCCTTCTCTCGTTATGTCCGCTGGGCACTCGCAATGCGAAAAGGCGCAAACGTGGCCGAGCATTTGCTGCGCGTGGCCAGGCCGGTGGCCGATTTCATTAGAAACGATAGACTGCCCGCTCTCCTAGTACGACTTCCTGGCCCGTTCGGCAACGCTGTGGCCCTGATAGGCCCATTCCTTATACAGACCGTGCTCGATCTCACCGGGACCAAGGTGCTGGATTTGCATGCTGAAGCGAAAGCAAAGCACGACTTCCTCACCGAAACGTTGACCGGCTTCCAGCTGGAGCTAGACCGTGGTGACGGTGAGAAGGTCCTGCTGAGGAGCCGCTCGTGA
- a CDS encoding amino acid permease → MEQQTMTSGRPLGAALKPRQLTMMGLGSAIGAGLFLGSGAGIQAAGPAVLISYLVAGTLIILVMWALGEMAAANPDSGAFSVYTAKAYGPVAGATVGWLWWLQLVVVIAAEALGAAVLLATIFPALPVWLMAFVFIVLLTAVNLTSVKNFGEFEFWFALLKVAAIVGFLMVGAALLFGWLPGVQSPGLSNFAGAGFAPSGFAGIATALFVVAFAFGGTEIVSVAAAETAEPARSVKKAVRTVLWRILVFYIGAIFVIAAVVPVGSAGLKSPFAAVLEAAGMPGAATAITLVAVAALLSALNANLYGASRMAYSLAERGEAPRLLASVSKARVPVVAVLASVAFGVVTVVLELAFPELVLAVLLNIVGSTCLLVWTSALLAQLALRLRANREGTELPLRMPGFPWLTVFGLVILAAIFTVGFIGEDSRPQLLSTFILVGVLAVANWMNHRNRKAAPVGESSERAKEPALID, encoded by the coding sequence ATGGAACAACAGACAATGACGTCTGGGCGCCCGCTCGGCGCCGCACTCAAACCCCGCCAGCTCACCATGATGGGCCTCGGAAGCGCCATCGGCGCGGGCCTGTTCCTCGGCTCCGGCGCCGGCATCCAGGCTGCCGGACCGGCCGTGCTGATCTCCTACCTCGTGGCCGGCACCCTCATCATCCTGGTGATGTGGGCCCTCGGCGAGATGGCCGCCGCCAACCCGGACAGCGGCGCCTTCTCGGTCTACACCGCCAAGGCGTACGGCCCGGTGGCCGGCGCCACGGTGGGCTGGCTCTGGTGGCTGCAGCTCGTGGTGGTCATCGCCGCCGAAGCACTCGGCGCGGCAGTCCTGCTGGCCACCATCTTCCCGGCCCTGCCGGTGTGGCTGATGGCCTTCGTTTTCATCGTGCTGCTCACCGCCGTGAACCTCACCAGCGTCAAGAACTTCGGTGAATTCGAGTTCTGGTTCGCCCTGCTCAAGGTAGCGGCGATCGTCGGGTTCCTTATGGTGGGCGCTGCGCTGCTCTTCGGCTGGCTGCCGGGCGTGCAGTCGCCGGGGCTGTCCAACTTTGCGGGTGCCGGGTTCGCGCCCAGCGGTTTTGCCGGGATTGCGACGGCGCTCTTCGTGGTGGCGTTCGCGTTCGGCGGCACTGAGATCGTCTCCGTGGCGGCAGCCGAGACCGCAGAGCCTGCCCGCAGCGTGAAGAAGGCTGTCCGCACGGTGCTGTGGCGCATCCTGGTCTTCTACATCGGTGCGATCTTCGTGATCGCGGCGGTTGTTCCGGTAGGTTCGGCGGGGCTGAAGAGCCCGTTCGCTGCCGTGCTGGAGGCCGCCGGCATGCCCGGCGCCGCCACCGCCATCACCCTGGTGGCCGTCGCTGCGCTGCTCTCGGCTCTCAACGCCAACCTCTACGGAGCCTCCCGCATGGCATACTCCCTCGCAGAGCGCGGTGAAGCACCACGCCTGCTTGCCTCGGTGTCCAAGGCGCGGGTCCCGGTTGTTGCAGTCCTGGCCAGCGTTGCCTTCGGCGTTGTCACGGTTGTGCTGGAGCTGGCCTTCCCCGAACTGGTCCTTGCCGTCCTGCTCAACATCGTTGGGTCGACGTGCCTGCTGGTGTGGACATCCGCACTCCTGGCCCAGCTCGCCCTGCGCCTCCGCGCCAACCGTGAGGGCACGGAGCTTCCCCTGCGGATGCCTGGTTTCCCCTGGCTGACGGTGTTTGGTCTGGTGATTCTCGCGGCGATCTTCACGGTGGGCTTCATCGGCGAGGATTCCCGTCCGCAGCTCCTGAGCACTTTTATTCTTGTAGGGGTCCTCGCGGTGGCGAACTGGATGAATCACCGGAACCGGAAGGCTGCGCCGGTTGGGGAGTCCTCGGAGCGCGCCAAGGAGCCGGCGCTGATCGACTAA
- the hisC gene encoding histidinol-phosphate transaminase, whose protein sequence is MTHDQLLTAPETAFPTLRGAVAGLPSYVPGRRSAGLDIAALASNESHYEPLPAAAAAVTEAAGTMNRYPDSAAVGLRERLARHLGVTVGEVAVGPGSVGVLQQIITGLCDAGDEVIFAWRSFEAYPILVELAGARPVRIPLDAAEGHNLEAMAAAVTDRTKVILLCTPNNPTGVPISHERIEVFLRSVRSDILVVIDEAYVEYADAGSGPDSLSLYRQYPNVCILRTFSKAYGLAGLRVGYAVAAPAIAEGLRRTALPFSVSALAQKAAIASLDAGEEMESRAAAVKQERARMAAQLEAQGWKLQPSQGNFLWIRADDSLRARLVDAFDRADVLVRGYQGDGVRITVADSAANNRVLRILEAHAA, encoded by the coding sequence ATGACCCACGATCAGCTCCTGACCGCGCCGGAGACAGCGTTCCCCACCCTTCGTGGCGCTGTGGCCGGACTTCCGTCCTACGTTCCGGGACGGCGGAGTGCCGGCCTGGACATTGCAGCCCTCGCCAGCAACGAAAGCCACTACGAGCCGCTGCCCGCGGCCGCCGCTGCAGTGACCGAAGCGGCCGGCACCATGAACCGATACCCGGACAGTGCCGCCGTCGGACTCCGCGAACGGCTCGCACGGCACTTGGGCGTCACCGTCGGGGAGGTCGCGGTGGGCCCCGGCAGTGTGGGGGTCCTCCAACAGATCATCACCGGACTGTGCGACGCCGGCGATGAAGTGATCTTCGCCTGGCGCTCCTTCGAGGCGTACCCCATCCTGGTGGAGCTGGCCGGCGCCCGGCCGGTCCGCATCCCGCTGGACGCCGCCGAGGGCCACAACCTCGAGGCCATGGCCGCGGCCGTCACTGACCGCACCAAAGTGATCCTGCTGTGCACCCCCAACAACCCCACCGGCGTACCGATCAGCCACGAGCGCATCGAGGTCTTCCTGCGGTCCGTCCGTTCCGACATCCTCGTGGTGATCGACGAGGCCTACGTGGAGTACGCCGACGCGGGCAGCGGCCCTGATTCCCTCTCGCTCTACCGCCAGTACCCGAACGTCTGCATCCTGCGCACCTTCTCGAAGGCATACGGACTCGCCGGCCTGCGCGTGGGCTACGCCGTGGCCGCGCCGGCCATCGCCGAGGGACTGCGCCGCACCGCCCTGCCCTTCTCGGTGAGTGCGCTCGCCCAGAAGGCTGCGATCGCGTCCCTGGATGCCGGGGAAGAGATGGAATCCCGGGCGGCAGCCGTCAAGCAGGAGCGCGCCCGGATGGCCGCGCAGCTGGAAGCGCAGGGCTGGAAACTGCAGCCAAGCCAGGGCAATTTCCTCTGGATTCGCGCGGATGACAGCCTTCGGGCAAGGCTGGTGGACGCGTTCGACCGCGCAGACGTCCTGGTCCGGGGATACCAAGGCGACGGCGTGCGGATCACCGTTGCCGATTCCGCCGCCAACAATCGCGTGCTCCGGATCCTGGAAGCCCACGCCGCCTGA
- a CDS encoding Lrp/AsnC family transcriptional regulator: MTNPNPRTLDSLDGRIILAMDKDPEASALALSRTLSVARNTVHARLARLERSGALRSFSRRLDPVALGYELMAFLSLSISQTRTGAVEDGLAAIPEVIEVHATTGDADLMAKVVARGTADLYRITNEILEIDGIQRTSTAISVLELVPPRYDGLLARLSEQDSRPAQ, translated from the coding sequence ATGACCAACCCGAACCCTCGCACCCTGGATTCCCTCGACGGCAGGATCATCCTGGCCATGGACAAGGACCCCGAAGCCAGCGCCCTGGCCCTCTCGCGGACGCTGAGCGTTGCGCGGAACACCGTCCATGCCCGGCTGGCGCGGCTCGAGCGCAGCGGAGCGCTCAGGTCTTTCAGCCGCAGGCTGGACCCCGTCGCGCTGGGCTATGAGCTGATGGCCTTCCTGTCGTTGTCCATCAGCCAGACGCGCACCGGGGCGGTGGAAGACGGGCTCGCCGCGATCCCGGAAGTCATCGAGGTGCACGCCACCACCGGCGATGCTGACCTCATGGCCAAGGTGGTGGCTCGCGGCACGGCCGACCTTTACCGCATTACCAACGAGATCCTGGAAATCGACGGCATCCAGCGGACCAGTACCGCCATTTCCGTGCTGGAACTCGTGCCCCCGCGCTACGACGGGCTGCTGGCCCGGCTCTCCGAGCAGGACTCCCGCCCGGCCCAGTAG
- a CDS encoding thiamine pyrophosphate-binding protein, whose translation MTSLTVSGRVAQVLGSYLTDLFGVMGNGNVHFLDAAEKLGLRFSAVRHEGAAIAAADAYYRTSGRLAAGTTTYGPGYTNALTALAEAVQAQIPVVLVTGDAPTSGARPQDVDQAAIAAGLGAATFTVTRDAAGSITQQAVEYALTKRTAVVIAIPYDLAALEAADEELPAPLAPAASENADGGLAQVARLLAGAKRPLILAGRGAHLAGAGPELRELADRLGALTAGTALALNLLQGDGYLGVAGGFGTDTAAGLMGEADVVLVAGASLSPFTMRFGHLLGPDSTVIQIDAALQPTHPRVDTFVSADVKSAAGRILTMLDDPASPAASPAEVWRAEARKRLAEGPAHHPGSAETPDGRLDPRTLATALDVVLPERRTVVQDGGHFVGWAPMYWRIPRPQDLVMVGTAYQTIGLGLASAVGAARAVEDGRTLVLASGDGGFLMGLSDLESLIGAAGSAVVVIYNDAAYGAEIHQYGSQGLTEKPMLIPEVDFSGIARALGAESAIIRSLEDLSALQDWIDAGAKGTFVADCRITSSVRAPWLTEWMEASRAAKAAVAG comes from the coding sequence ATGACTTCCCTCACCGTCTCCGGCCGCGTGGCACAGGTTCTCGGCAGCTACCTCACCGATCTCTTCGGTGTCATGGGCAACGGCAACGTCCACTTCCTGGACGCCGCCGAGAAGCTGGGCCTCCGCTTCTCCGCCGTCCGGCACGAGGGCGCCGCCATCGCCGCAGCCGACGCCTACTACCGGACGTCAGGACGTCTCGCAGCGGGTACCACCACCTACGGCCCCGGCTACACCAACGCCCTCACCGCCCTGGCCGAGGCGGTCCAGGCGCAGATCCCCGTCGTGCTCGTCACCGGGGACGCCCCCACCAGCGGCGCCCGCCCGCAGGACGTGGACCAGGCAGCAATCGCCGCGGGCCTCGGCGCGGCCACCTTCACCGTCACCCGCGACGCCGCGGGTTCGATCACGCAGCAGGCGGTGGAGTACGCACTCACCAAGCGCACCGCCGTCGTGATCGCCATCCCCTACGACCTCGCGGCACTCGAGGCGGCAGATGAAGAGCTTCCGGCGCCGTTGGCACCGGCCGCGAGTGAGAACGCCGACGGCGGCCTGGCGCAGGTTGCCCGCCTGCTCGCCGGGGCGAAGCGCCCGCTGATCCTCGCCGGCCGCGGCGCACATCTCGCCGGCGCCGGCCCGGAGCTCCGGGAGCTCGCCGACCGTCTCGGCGCGCTGACCGCCGGAACCGCGCTGGCGCTCAACCTCCTCCAGGGCGACGGGTATCTCGGCGTCGCGGGCGGCTTCGGCACTGACACCGCGGCCGGGCTCATGGGCGAGGCCGATGTCGTCCTCGTCGCCGGAGCAAGCCTGAGCCCCTTCACCATGCGGTTCGGGCACCTGCTCGGCCCGGACAGCACGGTCATCCAGATCGACGCCGCCCTGCAGCCGACGCACCCCCGGGTGGACACGTTCGTCAGCGCGGACGTGAAGTCTGCTGCGGGACGCATCCTTACGATGCTGGATGACCCGGCCTCGCCGGCCGCCAGCCCCGCAGAAGTCTGGCGCGCGGAAGCCCGCAAACGCCTGGCCGAAGGACCGGCCCACCATCCAGGCTCAGCGGAGACGCCGGACGGCCGGCTGGACCCGCGCACCCTTGCCACGGCACTGGATGTGGTGCTGCCGGAGCGCCGCACAGTGGTCCAGGACGGCGGGCACTTCGTCGGCTGGGCACCCATGTACTGGCGCATCCCGAGGCCACAGGACCTGGTCATGGTGGGGACCGCCTACCAGACCATCGGGCTGGGCCTTGCCAGCGCCGTCGGGGCAGCCCGCGCAGTGGAGGACGGCCGGACCCTGGTGCTGGCCTCCGGCGACGGCGGTTTCCTGATGGGCCTGTCCGACCTTGAATCGCTGATCGGCGCGGCCGGCAGCGCCGTCGTCGTGATCTACAACGATGCCGCCTACGGAGCCGAAATCCACCAGTACGGGTCCCAGGGCCTGACCGAAAAGCCCATGCTGATCCCGGAAGTGGACTTCAGCGGGATCGCCCGGGCTCTTGGTGCCGAGTCGGCGATCATCCGCTCACTGGAGGACTTGTCCGCGCTTCAGGACTGGATCGACGCCGGCGCGAAGGGAACCTTCGTGGCCGACTGCCGGATCACCTCGAGCGTCCGGGCCCCGTGGCTGACGGAGTGGATGGAAGCCTCGCGGGCCGCGAAGGCGGCGGTGGCGGGGTAG
- a CDS encoding class I SAM-dependent methyltransferase encodes MTWAEAGESRSARWRSANGRPAPTRVEVVSDSLTADEANRMASQGIAMLWHGDFHNARQILNALDRRIGAGKKGSPATPADKFYRHRQSRSHRARVLGLLLIPLDPGPVVPLRRAPDIRQAAAEAYGEIGESSVVSLHELVGAIGAHEWRRNGVYVDALQDRIHPHYGTFFPTRSEYVDLVAAAALPAETLAFDVGTGTGVLAAVLARRGVRRVVATDNEPRAIACAAENFRNLGVQDRAEAVLTDMFPPGRAPLIVCNPPWIPATPHSSLDSAVYDPGSRMLFRFLNELSDHLEPGGEGWLVLSDLAEHLGLRSREDLLAAIEAAGLQVLERLDTKPTHPKASDRDDPLFEARAAEVTSLWRLVPR; translated from the coding sequence GTGACCTGGGCCGAGGCTGGTGAGAGCAGGAGCGCTCGATGGCGTTCGGCGAACGGCAGGCCGGCGCCGACGCGCGTCGAAGTGGTGTCCGACTCGCTCACCGCCGATGAAGCGAACCGGATGGCGTCACAGGGGATCGCGATGCTCTGGCACGGCGACTTCCACAACGCACGGCAGATCCTCAACGCCTTGGACCGGCGGATAGGTGCCGGAAAGAAAGGGAGCCCGGCAACTCCGGCCGATAAGTTCTACCGGCACCGCCAGTCCCGCTCGCACCGTGCGCGCGTTCTCGGCCTGCTGCTGATACCTCTTGATCCGGGCCCGGTGGTGCCGCTGCGCCGCGCACCGGACATCCGGCAGGCCGCGGCTGAAGCGTACGGAGAGATCGGCGAATCGTCCGTTGTGTCCCTGCATGAGCTTGTCGGGGCCATTGGCGCCCACGAGTGGCGACGAAATGGCGTCTACGTCGATGCCCTGCAGGACCGCATCCACCCGCACTACGGCACGTTCTTCCCCACCCGGAGTGAGTATGTGGACCTCGTGGCCGCCGCTGCGCTGCCCGCTGAGACGCTGGCGTTCGACGTCGGCACCGGCACCGGGGTGCTCGCTGCCGTCCTCGCGCGCCGCGGAGTCCGCCGTGTGGTGGCAACGGACAATGAACCGCGTGCCATCGCCTGTGCCGCTGAGAATTTCCGGAACCTCGGTGTCCAGGACCGTGCCGAGGCCGTCCTGACCGATATGTTCCCGCCCGGACGCGCGCCGCTGATCGTGTGCAACCCGCCCTGGATTCCGGCCACGCCGCATTCCAGCCTGGACAGTGCCGTCTATGACCCCGGAAGCAGGATGCTGTTCCGGTTCCTGAACGAACTCTCCGATCATCTTGAGCCGGGCGGGGAGGGCTGGCTGGTCCTCTCCGACCTGGCCGAGCACCTTGGCCTGCGGTCGCGGGAGGATCTGCTGGCCGCCATCGAGGCGGCCGGGCTGCAGGTGTTGGAACGGCTCGACACCAAGCCAACGCATCCAAAGGCATCGGACCGGGACGATCCTCTGTTCGAGGCGCGCGCGGCCGAGGTCACGTCCCTATGGCGGCTTGTTCCCCGCTAG
- a CDS encoding GYD domain-containing protein produces the protein MAKYLFEATYVGQGIKGLMKEGGTKRREALAEALKSVGGSLESFYYAFGYYDVLGVFEVPDDASAAALSLMVNSTGNVNVRLKPLLTVEDLDEAAKKTPSYRAPGQ, from the coding sequence ATGGCGAAGTATCTGTTTGAGGCGACGTACGTGGGCCAAGGCATCAAGGGGCTCATGAAGGAAGGCGGCACCAAGCGGCGTGAAGCCCTAGCAGAGGCCCTCAAGTCTGTAGGCGGATCGCTCGAGAGCTTCTACTACGCCTTTGGTTACTACGACGTCCTGGGCGTTTTTGAGGTGCCGGACGATGCGAGTGCCGCGGCACTGTCGCTGATGGTCAATTCGACGGGGAACGTCAACGTTCGCCTGAAGCCCCTCCTGACGGTCGAAGACCTCGACGAAGCCGCCAAGAAGACGCCGTCCTACCGGGCTCCGGGGCAGTAG
- a CDS encoding serine hydrolase, protein MDSYLQDRIATHGIPGAAIAVVRDGVPVHVAAFGRADDTGRPMTARTPVLLASTSKSLTAIAVMQQVEAGRLRLDEPVQTYLPWFTLDSSRSSAI, encoded by the coding sequence TTGGACTCCTACCTTCAGGACCGAATCGCTACTCACGGAATTCCGGGCGCCGCTATCGCCGTCGTGAGGGATGGGGTGCCGGTGCACGTCGCCGCCTTCGGCCGCGCGGACGACACCGGGCGGCCGATGACCGCCCGGACGCCGGTGCTGCTGGCCTCCACCAGCAAGAGCCTCACCGCGATCGCCGTCATGCAGCAGGTCGAGGCCGGCCGGCTGCGGCTGGATGAGCCCGTGCAGACCTACCTGCCCTGGTTCACGCTGGACAGCAGCCGCTCGTCAGCCATCTAG